The genomic DNA ATTTACACCGAGCTCTGATTTTACCACTTACCCACCAGCACCTACAGAAGGGCCTAATATAGTTTGCAAAGCCTGTGGACTTTCATTTTCAGTCTTTAGAAAGAAGGTGAGTTGGATGAAAtgttacacacaaaaaaacacatgtATCACAATTCTTGATTGTATGTTATTTTGAATACTAATGaatattcatttcttcttataCAAATATCAAAAAGTCCTAATAACCATTCCCCATTTAGAAAAGTGCTGAGTTGCAGAGACTGTATCACTGCTCAGGTTTTCTGACTAGACGTTGTTGCTTCTCATGTTGCTCAGCCATTCTTTCTTCTGGACTCTGACCTGTTCATACACTTTGATTCTTATGTTCTGAAGCAAGAGATTTAATTAGTCTGCAATTTTGTTCAGAGAAGATTTACTATAACTTTGATCTCAAGTTTCAAAAAATGTATCCCCACCCACATTAACTCAAGTGAAGAAATGAGTCTATTAACATTAGCTACTGTTTAAAGATTCAACATGCAAAATAACAGCTAAAACCGTTATTTTCTTTAGGACAGAAAGTTGTTCTTTCTGAGAACCATCATATTGCTGGGCCATCTCCCAGGCTTGTCAATCCAGTCCTTTGAAATACTTAACAAACAAGGTGTTAGCTTGTGGGAACAATGCCCCAAGCAGAAATGACCACATCATCATGTCTTCTTTTAAGTTTTGCTTGTGGAATGGCTTTGATTGTGATTAAGGCTCTAGGGTACAGATTACTGTATAAGTGGGGTCCTCTGTTTGCTTGGATTGACCTTGAGAGATCAgttgcctttctctttccctgtgttaggcttttcccccttctctcttttttttttttttttaatttttggtgtcattgggtcttcattgctgcgcgtgggctttctctacttgcggcgagtgggggccgctctgttgcagtgcgcgggcttctcattgcagtggcttctcttgttgcagagcacaggttctaggtgtgcaggcttcagtagttgtggcgcatgggttcagtagctgtggctcgtgggctctagagcgcaggctcagtagttgtggcacacgggcttagttgcttcatgtcatgtgggatcctcccggaccagggcgcgaacccatgtcccctgcactggcaggccgattcttaaccactgcgccaccagggaagcctgcagtcCCCCTTCTCTTTAAATGGGGAAATTTTCACATAGGCAAAGAGCAGGAAGAGAGTTTGTGGTCATGCTTTCTGCTCCATGTGGTTCAAGACAGCTCTGTTTTGCTAATTACGTTTGCCCGAAGGGGTGGAAAGGTTTTAATTCATTAACACAAGAGTATGTTTTTCTTAAAGGTCTGTATTTGAACTTCTGTGAATCCAAACTGCCTCAGCAGTGACTGTTTTGATTTTCACCACTTTTAGAACACGAAAATGCCCATGGGTCTGGTGCCATGGGGGACTTCATAAgaactaaaatttaattttaatagaagGCAAAAGGAAAACTAGTGCTTTCACAATGGCTTGTATCTGGCTCTCATTAAATGCTTCTTTCCTATCTGTTTCTTCAGCATGTATGTTGTGACTGCAAGAAAGACTTTTGCTCCGTTTGTTCGATCTTACAAGAAAATCTCCGTAGATGTTCCACTTGTCACTTATTACAAGAGACAGCTTTTCAGCGCCCTCAGTTAatgagactgaaagtgaaggatcTACGGCAGTATCTCATTCTTAGAAACATACCGATCGATACCTGTCGAGAGAAAGAAGACTTGGTAGATCTGGTACTGTGTCACCGTGGGCTGGGCTCTGAGGACAACCTGGACACGAGCAGTCTGAATTCCTCAAGGTCCCAGACTTCTAGCTTTtttacacattcatttttttcaaactatACAGCCCCATCTGCTACCATGTCTTCCTTTCAGGGAGAGCTTATGGGTGGAGACCGGACCTTAGGATCTGGAGTACTGGCACAGGTACGAGGGTGTAATTACCCCGAGGGCCTGGCATGTCGTCTGCTTTCCGCCCATATGGAGGGGGCTTTAGGGCTGAAGACTCCTTGCTGAGCCGAGGTTCCACGTGCTGCTGAACTCTGCACTTGCAGGCTCTCCTGATGTGAGGCTCCAAGCTCAGATGCTGCCTGAAGGGCCCAAAAAGAGCTCATCAGTCTCTTGACCTTAGTtacctcagtttccctctcttaTATAGTTAAATACTAGCTGTCGAAATAATGACTGTCAAATGTAGCATATAAACATTTGCAGGACTATTTGTGTGTCAGTGACCATGGAAACTATAAGTTAACCTAATGCCCAGTTGCCTTGCTACCGTAAAATTGTTCTAATTTAGATATTGGGAAACAGCCATCTGAATTAGTGACAGGATATGGTTATTTACTCATTTCAAAGAAATGCCAGTGCAGAATGTTGTCCCAGTGAGGTCCTTGGGCATACTAATTGAATAATATGCAAAGTCTTGTAATTAATACTCAATTTGTATATATGAATGATTctaaaatgctgaaagaattgTTTTGAACATTCATTTCCACATTTAATTTTCTCCTCTGAGGAAAGAGGTTAGAAGCAGAGGGAAATGTGGTCTAGTTGCTTTCTAAAGAGTCATCAATTAGATAAGCCCAAGCTAGGAGTTATATTATTTTCCCAAATGGCAGCTGGCATAATTATGATGCAAAGGTAAGACACATCTGACTTTTGTGTCACTTTTGAGTATATGACACCACTTGGGAGATGTGGGTCTTTGGATGATACAATCTAGTGTTTGTGAACTAGTGGGGTAGAATACTTGAAATTGGGCGTTGTCCTAGGCTTTCTGTTCTCCTTAAAGAAAAGAGTATCTGATTGTTGAGGAATTTCTGAAAACTAGAAATGGCATCAACCATCAGTGAATTAGTCTAGAAAGCATTGTTTGGAATTAGAATGTCTAAGCATGAGGTAGTAGGATTGAGATCTTTGAAATCAAATACCCTTGACACTAGGGCTGATCTTAGAGCTTTAGTTTCTACCTGTATCTTAGAGGCTCCAGTTAAACCAGCCAGCTGCAGGTCCTTTGCTAAGGACACAGTGCAATTCCATACGCTTTTGGCTTTGACATTCTGTGATGGGACCTTCTTAACTTCTGGGGAGTTAATACTAtggttagattttaaaaattcacacgcACATAGGAATTTGACTTTTGAGATAACTATGGAAGGTAAATTGTTTATCGAATCATGTGGTGCCCAACTCTTTGGGAGGGGCAGCAGCACTCAGGATCCTAGGAAGGTGTGGAGTATGCCAGGTATTAAGAGTCATTCTTGGGGAGGATCTATTGGAAGGGTTTTCTCCAGTGATAAATATGGGTTGGTACCATTAGGAAAATGATTCCTGACCTAATATGTATTATGTGTGTAGGTGCGAAGTGAAATAGCTTCAGCAAACAcagatgatgatgaagaagatgATGACGACGACGACGATGATGACGAGGATGAAGAAAACTTGGAGGAGCGGGTGAGACTGCCTATAAAATTTGGTTTCCCTGACACGTCACCTTGGTAGGCAGGGAAAATGCCCATGTGGACTGTCGCTAGATTAGCACAGGATGTTTCTTTTGGTTTGAAGGCAGCACAATACATAAAACACTTCAAGAACTGGTGAGAAGTCTGGGGAGAATCTCCAGGGCCAGTGATGACTGTAGGGTGAAGGCAGCATGCTGTTTTCCTTGCTGGATTTGCAGGAACAGAGGTAATGGACACACTCTGTGATTTCAGACATCTGGCCTTGCTAAGAAGAGAGTGAGAGCTTCTCTGTCTGACCTGTCAAGCCTTGAAGACGTGGAAGGGATGAGCGTGCGCCAGCTCAAGGAAATCCTGGCTCGGAATTTTGTCAACTATTCTGGCTGTTGTGAAAAATGGGAGCTAGTAGAGAAAGTAAACCGGTTATACAAAGAGAACGAAGAAAATCAAAAGTCATGtaggtttatttttcctttgtttccctgTAGTAGCTTTCTTTAGGCCTTTAAAAACTGGCCTGTTTCTGTCAGTTAAGTCCACTTTATTTTTGAGAAACCTATGTATCCTTTTATTGAGTGTGAATTAGTTATATAAACTTGTTTATAGATCTGTTAAGCAGTAAGTTCATTATGTGATGTTGGCTTTGAGATCACCATTGCCAATGAGTTAGATAATCTTTTGTTCAGTCTGGTTTTTCTGGTCATAATTTGTTAGAACTCTAATGAAATTCCTTTATCTAAGAAAGGCTTGTTTTCTCACTAACCTGTCTGGCAGGCCAGTACTGAGGATTTAAAAGCTACAATTGAGATAATCAAACAGTGGGGGGAAAAAATTCCCTAGAGCCAGGATGTTAAGTAGTTCTTAACATCAAGTATCAGTAGGTTTCTTTGTAAGTCACGAAAAGCTAAGGTTAAGAACTTCTGAACTATTTATTGATGGAGCATGGAGCAGAAATCCTCAGCTGGTAACAGGGCCAAGCCACAGAGCATTTATaggcaagaaaaaagaattcagtggtGTTCAGACTGACAAATATTATGTTCTTATCTAGAAAACAGTCCTCCCATCATTAACGTGTGTCATcttgagtttttttctttaaaacctgGTTATAATACAGCATTTGTTGATAAACAGGTTTATGCCCAGAATATGCAGATAGTAGTATTTTGGCacacctatttcttttcttttttcaatatatttatttatttttggccgcattgggtctttgttgctgtgcatgggctttctctagttgtggagagcgggggctactcttcgttgcggtgtgcgggcttctcaccgtggtggtttctcgttgtggagcacgggctctaggtacgtgggcttcagtagttgtggctcgtgggttctagagcacaggctcagtagttgtggcacaggggcttagttgctccaagacatgtgggatcttcctggaccagggctcaaacccgtgtcccctgcattggcaggcggattcttaaccactgtgccaccagggaagtcccacacctACTTCAAAGATGATGCAACAGTAGCAGATACAGGCATCTTAATCATTGGAGCCTACAGAGGCTCATCTGTTATCTTATTCATGGATCCTTTCTCCCCACTTTCCAGTAATGGTATGGACCATGAACTAGGACCCCAGATGAGAAGATTCTCTTGACACAACAGTGTTTATTTCCTTAAATTCAGGGACTATTCGCTTTTCAAGCTTGAATTCCTGCTTGGTTCTTTCTAACCTTCTTCATGATTCCCATTAATCCCTTCTGTGACCTATACAAAGGGAAGCCTCACTGTCCATAGCTCTATGGCCAAATCTCAGGCTGCAATGAACTTTTTAAACTCATTCTGAACCTTTCTTATTCAGAACCAGAATGTCCCATGCCTTTTGAGTTAGACAGACTCCCAACAGTACCATCGTAGCCAGAAACACAGATGAATTTTGAGATGCTTCCAAGGCTCAAGGGGTGCCGTCCCTCAACTACAGGCTACTTGATGTATGACTCTATAGCTTTCCCGTTGGTGTAGAAATAAAGCTCCTCCTCCTACTAGGATgaggctctggagcctgtgactttcccaaggccacacagttggGCTGGAAATTCGAATCGTGTTCTGACTCTGAGGCCCGTGTGTAGGACAGCCTAGggcttcttcatttttatttatagaagCAAGCTATCACAAAAACCTTGTATTATATACAGAtgtaaaatagaattaaataggggcgggggcgggaaaaaaagaattaaatagctAACATGTGTTAGGCACTTCATCCCTGGTCCTAAGCTAAGTAAGTatctctcatttattcttcacaaaatCCTATGAGGTATAATTATTGCCATTTCTAGTGGAAGGAACCGATGTGCCAAGAAGCAGGGACTATTTCTCTTACAGTGGGGTCACTCTGGGTCACTCAGAAGCCGTGCCCGCAGCCCCAGCTCTCTGTTGCCTTTCAGATGGCGAGCGGCTGCAGCTGCAGGACGAGGAAGACGACAGCCTGTGCCGGATCTGCATGGACGCCATCATCGACTGCGTCCTGCTCGAGTGCGGGCACATGGTCACCTGCACCAAGTGCGGCAAGCGCATGAGCGAGTGTCCCATCTGCCGGCAGTACGTGGTGCGCGCCGTGCACGTCTTCAAGTCCTGAAGCCGAGGACCCCCCAGGCTCGATCCCAGACGTTTCAGTGCACAGAAGGGACTGGAAACTTCCTGTTCAAAATctgaagctatttttaaaaattattttcacgaCTAACTGGGGACAGGAAAGATTCATCCTAAGTTGCAGCAACACTGGTCCATGCTGTATGCCTGTCAGCTGGAGGACTGGCTCAGTTTCCCAGTTTCTGCTGGGCTTCTTCACACATCTCTGATTACTAATTGCCGAAGTCAGACTGCTTATGGCATCAGCTACTGTTCTCTTTGGAGGACATTTATCTTGTtctcttatttctccttcatccTATTTTTAACTTAAACTACTCAGATGTTTGAAACTTCTGCTCTCTTTGGATGAGGTCACTGTCTGCAAATGGCCGACATGGTACACGCTGAACAGGGGCACCTCTGAATGTTCATTTTATTagtcatgtatattttaaatgctacTATTTGATGAATGTAATTTTCCACATTGTTGCTATTTCTGCGTTTAAACGTAATTGGGAACAACTGACATTCTATAGTCAACTACCAGGGCCTGAGACTAAACATGTCCATTTTTGTTCAGGTACAGCTTTTTATAGCGAGGGCTGCATCTAGCTTCCTTCATTAGAGAAGTGTGTGTGTTAAATTCTTTATTAACGTGTAATCAGTTTACACTTTTATATATTGCAAGTGTATTTTCAGTGCTACCCACTAGCTAGTTTGAACTTTAGGAATAAaattaggttttaaaaaatgcttttgtttACATTTGTCCTGGCCAGTTCCTAATTCACTTCGGTGCAGCATGAATGGGTGTCCAGGCCTGGTCTAGTACATTCTTCATGAGAGAAAGGAGCACCTTCAAAGATGTTGTACCTGTCTACCTTGGCTGCTAATTTACCAGTAAATTTAACTACATATTTGCCACATACTGTGACCAGGTATTTTGCCAGGTGCTTTATGGTTACCTCCAGCATTCTGAAATAGATATTGCCTCACATCACAGATGGGGAACTTGATCTCTGAGAAGTTAAAGAACTTGTCGAAAATCTCACAGTTAAAAAGTCaccatagggaattccctggcggtccagtggttaggactctgcgctctcactgctgagggcaccggttcaatccctggtcagggaactaagatcccataagccatgtggggcagccaaaaaaaaaaaagtcacatcagAATTTGAACCTAGCTCTGatgactttttcttacctcttctaATACCACAACTGAGAAACCTGAGACATTAGCTTATGCTAAAAGGTTCTTGGGACATTAATGATCTGAAATCTCTTTTCTTAATAGGTCCAGCTCTAATCAGGGTGGTTTTTTGGTTTAGTTGAGACCAACTGTGGATTCATTCCCATGGCTTGTGGGCAGGTATGTTTTTAGGAAACTACGTAACTTCTTGGCTGAGTCCTGTGGGTTTTTTATCTTTTGACTCTGCAGTGTTTAACACATGCCTTCAGGTGCTCAGGATCCAGAAGTCAATCAACAAGACCTGAAACTTACAGCAAAGGAGGTAAACAGTCTTGCCCCTCTGTGCTTAAGGCAGAAAGTTTGGCTAGCTGTGAAAAAAAAGTTGCCTTTCTACGTTTTCTGGTTTTGAGTGTCAGAGCATGTAAATCAAAGCCTTGTGGATATTCTAAATACCCTTCTCCTGTGCTTGCCTGAAGAGCCCAGGGTGGGTATTAGCTACAATTCAGATGGACAGTAAAAGCTCAGCCCCTGCTGAAGCCTTAGGAGCACTTAGTCTGTACTTCTCCTGAGACGGTGAACTCCAGAAGTTCATCGTTCCCCACAAATCCCTAATTTGGTGGAGAGAAGTCTTCAAATCCAGGCCAGTGGGTGATGGTAAACACACTGAAATAGAAGCTGAGCAGCAGGTGTTGGTGTATCTTAAATTAGAAAATTGAGATTTATTTGCTCATAGTCTCAGAACAGCttgtttactgtttctttttgGACTTATAGTTTCAGGTGCTTGTTTCAGCAATGAACAAAAACTCAACGGTGGATCTTCTTAAGTAGCATTTTGAAATAACCTTGGCTCAATGAGAAGCCAACAAATTTTTAGCCTAATAGGCTCGACACTTGGAATAACTGAATTGCAAGGGACTAACTTATCTGGCAGAGGGCAAACATTCCtccctggaatctgcattttctaGCTGCATGCCATGCATCTTTTTCTGAATAGGTCATCTATCATATGGATAAAATTCTGGAAGTTCACAATGGAATGCAATGACGTCTCtttgtccttgtcctcacaggaTGGAAGGATGTCATTCCATGTTTTGGATGGGCCGTGGTGCCTGCCTTTGTAAAGGCCAGGATGCCTAGAGGAAGGAGGATTATGGCCTCTCCTCTTTCCTGGGTTAAGAAGTTATGATCCTCTTACAAGAAGTGGTCCCTCTGGTTTATGGTCCTTCCATTACTTCATCAGATACAGTGTATGGGCTCAGAGCAGCTGTTTGCAGGCACCTAGCTTGGCCTGGCCTCATCTAAAGCTCATTTTTGAAGGAATGAGTCTGGTCGAGACTGTACTGGGGTATAATCTTAACTGGATTGTTCAGTACACTTGGGGGAAGGTCATCTGTGACCAGTGCACTGCCTTGGCCATCTCAAGCCTAGAGAGATGCTGTCCTTACTCTGTGGTGTGTCCTTATGGAAACTCTGGCTGCTCAGCCCTGGCAGCCCTTCCTTCACCTCCTCTCTTGGCTGACCTGTGTGCTCCTGGAAACATTACAGGGGAAAGAGGGCCCTCTAATGCCGAGATTCCACTTGAAAACCACCGTCCTCCTTCAACGGTTCCCAAGGGAGAAGATGCCTTTATTGGACGTGAGGGTGACTCTTACTCGGAGGCTCACAGCACTCAGGCCGCCAAGAAGACTGCAACTTGACCTCTTGTGTGGGTGCTCCACGATGAATGACCAGGCTTGCAAAGGTAAGCCACGTTTTTATAAATAAACCACAGAGTGTTAAACTAATCTTAACCTCTGTTAAATGCATCTCCTGAGTTAAATTCTGGGGTGCAACAGCTTCAGATGTCTCCAATTTGAGTCAGAAAGTATCTCTGGATTTAAATTAATAGGCAGCGGTACAAACTAGATGAGATGTAAAACCATTTCaccgtggcaaaaaaaaaaaaaaaaggatggggggcaggggtaGTACAAAACTACCACAGCAGGAAAGGCTAGTCCCATGAGTCCCAAGTCTGATGTTGCTGTTGATGCCTGAGGAAGGAAGCTGGGTTATCTTCATTTTCAGATGACTAGAGCAGTTGTTCCAGTATAAAAATCCTGTGATCTAAAGTCTACTTCTCACTGGTTTCTATGTCTGCCACCTGGGGAAGTTATCGCCTAACCAGGTGCCTccaccaccccagccccaggtTACCAGTGCAGGATGTGGCCTCCTTGAGTTGCGTCCAGTGGAGGCTGAGGAAATGAACCCCTGTCCCCCTTTGGCAGTGGAAATGCCAAGTGGCTGTGGAAGTTATTGTACACGGGTGTGGTCAGCAGCACCCAAACAGGTAAGCCACCCTGCCCCTTAAGGCAGTTCGTACCTAATTCTTACACATGGACACTAGTGTAGCACAGTTCTTTCCCGTTACCTTTATTAGCTACAAACAGCAAGATCTCTTTCTGAAGACGGAAAAAACACGTACCAAGGGGCTGCCGCATTTCTCAGATGAGTAAGAAATTATACCTTGTTTGGCTTCAAAACAGTATATACACTGGCGTTGAGACTACTGCCTCTGGACTTCCTAGTCAAATTTCTAGTCCACCCCTAGAACAGAAACCCTCCAAGTccaagagtgtttttttttttgtacaattGTTTATACAAATTCAACAAAGGTAAAACCGcgtcagggaaggtctaggaaaACACCACCTTACAACAATGGCACTTATGAATGCATAACTTTACAACTAGGAAACAGCCATGTTCTAAACCTTAAACGAGAACTCAACTCACActtcaaaggagagaaaaaaggaaaagaaaggctaTGTTGGATCATTTATTCAACTTCTTGACTCACTGTATAAATTAGATCTATGTAGAGTACAAGAGCTCATATGCGGGAGCAAACCCCTCCTGAGTTCAAAGGCTGaagtctgaattttaaaattttgagaaaaaggTGAATTCTATACAGAGGAAATTTAGCAAAGTGTCTCACTTTGACTATAATTTACACATATCCACAACATGCTTATGTAACTTCTTGACATACAAAGCAGGCTCTCAACTTCCAGTTAGACATGCTTTTAACTGGAAGGTCTTAGCCTGTTTTGCCAGATCTGGGCACGTGTGTAGACGGAGTCGTATGACGTACAGGTTAAGTTCTCTCCTACCTGAAGGAAACCAGGAAAGTTGGCAAtctcaaaacaataaaaacactgGTATGCATTCAAACCTTGCATAAATAACTTTTGAACAATTTGTACAAAAATATTTCTGCATAATGTAAGAtgtaacaaaaccaaacaaacatgtCAAGACGGCAGCTGTGGTGTGTGGTCCATTTTATGTTGACaccaaaaaccccaaagttgCCAGGAAAAAGGtgtccaaaacaaaaaacaccaccaccaaaaaaaaaaaattcctaagctCATGCTTCCAGTAAGAGAATTTCTCCCAAGTCCATCCTCCTCTCCGACAGGAATGTCTTCTTGATAAAGGCTGCCTTAGAGACGGTCCAGAAAGCAGTGCAGTTTTGATTCAGAAAGACCAAAGGAAAGCGCCTGACTCACTCAACCCCAAAACGGTGGCGGACTGGCTTCTCCCTCAGCGAGACTTGCAAAATGGAATCGTTCTGTGGTCTGTTGTTCCAAGtttcaaattgaaaataaaagccCTAGTTTTTGTAAAGTCTTTTACCCTCCCCTGCCACgtcccctcccctcacccaccccaTATTTACATACTTGTCCATGGACTAACTCAGTTTTTGCAGGAGTTTTTCTTCCACTTGCCCGAACTGGACACTAACAGACATTTCGGCTATGAACTGCTCACAGCCTTCCTTGGTAACTTGCTTGCAGTACCTCAGGTCAATATGACAGATATTCCCACACCGTTTGAAGAAGGACAGGCACTGGTCAGTGACCTTATTGCAGTCTGCAGGGAAGAGGACACACGGTGAGGTGGAGGAAGCGTGCAGCCGAGggccctccccaacccccaggcacTCAGCAACAGAGCAGCAACTGCCCTTGCTGGAAAGCTCTCTTCAAATGCAGAATGGTTTCATCTACCACTTATAGAAGTTTCATATATGCTTGAAAAGCATCCACACATTCCAAGTGAAACTGCTTAGACTCCTACCCCATGGCCGCcccttatatgtatatattctcaCATCAGTACGTCCTGTCTATGTTGTTTTATAAAGATAGGATCACACAATATATGAAAATAGCTTGCTTTTCACTTCTACTCTACTGCTGAGAAACACCTCTCTGCAGGTTCTTGTGCGCAGTCTGCCTATTCCCAGGGGAGAAGTGCTGGGGGAGTGAGGACACCTGTAAGGTCATCCTGGGATCCTCCCACTCCCCTGGGCACCAGCCCTTTAGACAGAGGCCCCATGTGCTTGCCCGCCCACGGTGGGACGTTTGCCTCAAACCTATGCAGGAGACCAATGTGCTAGAAGGGGCCGGAAAGATTCTGTCCACAGGGAGCAAAACCAGAATTCAGAACCCTCCACCGCACCCTCACCGGTAGATGTGCTCTTCAACCGAGTAATTCTCTCAATTTGGACTTTGCTTCTGTAGCACTGTTTTCTTTTAGAACTGAATCCTCAGTCAACGGGCTGCAACGCCAGCTCGCATCCAACTGAGGCTGAGTCCCCACCCTGAGCCCAATGATTCCTTCATCTCAGTGGTATATTAAGCTGGAGACCTTTCCTCATCATCACTAAAATTGGTTGTGTGGGGAATATTATGGATAGGCCCATGATGGGTTAAACAAAGTCTGTTTAAGAGTGAAAAATAGATGTCCGATGAAAGGACAATCTGGGTTAAGAATTACAAACCTCAAACAATGTGGCCTATACCTCACAACAAAATAAATTCTAGGCAGATCAaagcataaaatttttaaaatgatacggaaaagaataaaaatatctgcttgcagatgacatgaccttAATGTGATAACTCTAAGGAGTccacacccacccccccacacacgcacaccacacccccccaccacccccccacacacccacacatacaccccaccccacccctacacacacacccctaattCAGCAGAactgcaggatataaaatcaacagacaaaaattagcatttctatacactaacaatgaacaatctgaaagaaaatcacgaaaatttcatttacaatagcatcaaaaagaaaacatttagtaATAAAATTTAACGAAGAAAGtgagacttgtacactgaaaactaaaaaacaacgctgaaagaaattaaaagatataaatggaaagacagcCGATGTTCAGATTAGAaaacttaatattattaaaatgccaGTATTaccccaaagcagtctacagactCAATGAAATTGCTATAAAATACCAAAAGCGGTTTttttgtagaaaaagaaaaatgcatcttAATCATGTAGAAATTTAAgggaccctgaattgccaaagcaaccttgaaaaAGAGAAAGTCAGAGGACTcgcacttcctgatttcaatactacaaagccacagcaTGTGTTACCGGCATAAGGACAAACATAtacaccaatggaacagaattgagagccccaaaaataaaccctcaaatggtcaaatgatttttgacgaGATGCCAAAACAATTCAGTGGGCGAAAAGacagacttttcaaca from Pseudorca crassidens isolate mPseCra1 chromosome 12, mPseCra1.hap1, whole genome shotgun sequence includes the following:
- the RNF34 gene encoding E3 ubiquitin-protein ligase RNF34 isoform X5, translating into MKKAGATSMWASCCGLLNEVMGTGAVRGQQSGFAGGTGPFRFTPSSDFTTYPPAPTEGPNIVCKACGLSFSVFRKKHVCCDCKKDFCSVCSILQENLRRCSTCHLLQETAFQRPQLMRLKVKDLRQYLILRNIPIDTCREKEDLVDLVLCHRGLGSEDNLDTSSLNSSRSQTSSFFTHSFFSNYTAPSATMSSFQGELMGGDRTLGSGVLAQVRSEIASANTDDDEEDDDDDDDDDEDEENLEERMASGCSCRTRKTTACAGSAWTPSSTASCSSAGTWSPAPSAASA
- the RNF34 gene encoding E3 ubiquitin-protein ligase RNF34 isoform X2, coding for MKAGATSMWASCCGLLNEVMGTGAVRGQQSGFAGGTGPFRFTPSSDFTTYPPAPTEGPNIVCKACGLSFSVFRKKHVCCDCKKDFCSVCSILQENLRRCSTCHLLQETAFQRPQLMRLKVKDLRQYLILRNIPIDTCREKEDLVDLVLCHRGLGSEDNLDTSSLNSSRSQTSSFFTHSFFSNYTAPSATMSSFQGELMGGDRTLGSGVLAQVRSEIASANTDDDEEDDDDDDDDDEDEENLEERTSGLAKKRVRASLSDLSSLEDVEGMSVRQLKEILARNFVNYSGCCEKWELVEKVNRLYKENEENQKSYGERLQLQDEEDDSLCRICMDAIIDCVLLECGHMVTCTKCGKRMSECPICRQYVVRAVHVFKS
- the RNF34 gene encoding E3 ubiquitin-protein ligase RNF34 isoform X1; amino-acid sequence: MKKAGATSMWASCCGLLNEVMGTGAVRGQQSGFAGGTGPFRFTPSSDFTTYPPAPTEGPNIVCKACGLSFSVFRKKHVCCDCKKDFCSVCSILQENLRRCSTCHLLQETAFQRPQLMRLKVKDLRQYLILRNIPIDTCREKEDLVDLVLCHRGLGSEDNLDTSSLNSSRSQTSSFFTHSFFSNYTAPSATMSSFQGELMGGDRTLGSGVLAQVRSEIASANTDDDEEDDDDDDDDDEDEENLEERTSGLAKKRVRASLSDLSSLEDVEGMSVRQLKEILARNFVNYSGCCEKWELVEKVNRLYKENEENQKSYGERLQLQDEEDDSLCRICMDAIIDCVLLECGHMVTCTKCGKRMSECPICRQYVVRAVHVFKS
- the RNF34 gene encoding E3 ubiquitin-protein ligase RNF34 isoform X3, whose product is MKKAGATSMWASCCGLLNEVMGTGAVRGQQSGFAGGTGPFRFTPSSDFTTYPPAPTEGPNIVCKACGLSFSVFRKKHVCCDCKKDFCSVCSILQENLRRCSTCHLLQETAFQRPQLMRLKVKDLRQYLILRNIPIDTCREKEDLVDLGELMGGDRTLGSGVLAQVRSEIASANTDDDEEDDDDDDDDDEDEENLEERTSGLAKKRVRASLSDLSSLEDVEGMSVRQLKEILARNFVNYSGCCEKWELVEKVNRLYKENEENQKSYGERLQLQDEEDDSLCRICMDAIIDCVLLECGHMVTCTKCGKRMSECPICRQYVVRAVHVFKS
- the RNF34 gene encoding E3 ubiquitin-protein ligase RNF34 isoform X4, which translates into the protein MKHVCCDCKKDFCSVCSILQENLRRCSTCHLLQETAFQRPQLMRLKVKDLRQYLILRNIPIDTCREKEDLVDLVLCHRGLGSEDNLDTSSLNSSRSQTSSFFTHSFFSNYTAPSATMSSFQGELMGGDRTLGSGVLAQVRSEIASANTDDDEEDDDDDDDDDEDEENLEERTSGLAKKRVRASLSDLSSLEDVEGMSVRQLKEILARNFVNYSGCCEKWELVEKVNRLYKENEENQKSYGERLQLQDEEDDSLCRICMDAIIDCVLLECGHMVTCTKCGKRMSECPICRQYVVRAVHVFKS